The proteins below come from a single Candidatus Limnocylindria bacterium genomic window:
- a CDS encoding cupin domain-containing protein, with translation MPKLYYASPRDLPLIEPAAGLKGRVVQADHATMVIYDLAPKTIVESHKHEMEQFGVVVKGSLAMIVAGEQRILTPGDTYRIPPGAAHGARVFEEPTQVIDVWAPQRTDLLKPAASSEKSSA, from the coding sequence ACTACGCCAGCCCCCGTGACCTCCCGCTCATCGAGCCTGCGGCTGGGCTCAAGGGCCGTGTCGTGCAGGCCGATCACGCGACGATGGTGATCTACGACCTCGCTCCGAAGACCATCGTCGAATCGCACAAGCACGAGATGGAGCAGTTCGGCGTCGTCGTGAAGGGCAGCCTCGCGATGATCGTCGCTGGCGAGCAGCGCATCCTCACACCCGGCGACACCTATCGCATCCCGCCCGGTGCGGCGCACGGGGCGCGCGTGTTCGAGGAGCCGACGCAGGTCATCGACGTGTGGGCGCCGCAGCGCACCGACCTGCTCAAGCCCGCGGCCTCTTCGGAGAAGAGCTCGGCCTAG